From a single Rosa rugosa chromosome 7, drRosRugo1.1, whole genome shotgun sequence genomic region:
- the LOC133719749 gene encoding membrane magnesium transporter — protein MGFSLGFLVGIFGVLILFHAAYSTVQYRGLLKIMEEEFSGPPITVVVELLLGLVLSLWAGLTVPGTFLSIHPHSEENRIVALPANLDFMVFNHRGKVFPVEMDLKLKH, from the exons GGGATTCTTGGTCGGAATCTTCGGAGTTCTGATTCTCTTTCATGCCGCTTACTCAACTGTTCAGT ATAGGGGATTGTTGAAGATTATGGAGGAGGAGTTTTCAGGACCACCAATCACT GTGGTGGTTGAATTGCTTCTAGGGTTAGTGTTGAGTTTGTGGGCAGGACTTACTGTTCCGGGCACGTTTCTGTCAATACATCCCCATTCTGAAGAGAATAG GATAGTTGCTCTACCGGCTAACCTAGACTTTATGGTCTTCAACCATCGTGGGAAAGTATTTCCCGTGGAGATGGATTTGAAGCTGAAACATTAA
- the LOC133719747 gene encoding transcription initiation factor TFIID subunit 8, giving the protein MSHGDGESSRVNDSGDAARRAQPGADEFGRAVSKVAVAQICEGVGFLGIKESALDSLADIAIRYLRDLGKMANYYANLAGRTESNVFDVVRGLEDLESLQGFSGAADVTHCLAGSGTTKGLVQYVGTAEENPFAQPLPRFPVVKDRRLIPSFEQMGEAPPGKHLPNWLPAFPDPHTYIHSPMWNERKTDPREDKIEQARQRRKAERSLLSLQQRLLCNGSSPGLASTSVPVSVVAVDGGNDGKGLQLQGSESNPFLEPPLQPGEKDVSPVVLPSKLSDESAKGNRSSSVLEAFAPAIQAVKNGVWMDGEGEEERRLLPNSRPPVHLNFRPVKKFLGESSDFSLLKKGSGRPANWVLRDEERDEKKRRAEFILRQSMENPQELNQA; this is encoded by the coding sequence ATGAGCCATGGAGATGGGGAAAGTAGCAGAGTGAATGATTCCGGCGATGCGGCCCGAAGAGCACAACCGGGAGCTGATGAGTTTGGGCGGGCGGTTTCGAAGGTCGCCGTGGCGCAGATATGTGAGGGCGTGGGGTTTCTGGGCATCAAGGAGTCGGCTTTGGACTCCCTCGCTGACATTGCCATCAGATACCTCCGTGACTTAGGAAAGATGGCCAATTATTATGCTAACTTGGCCGGTAGGACTGAATCTAATGTGTTTGATGTTGTTAGAGGGTTGGAAGATTTGGAGTCATTGCAAGGGTTTTCGGGTGCCGCGGATGTTACACATTGTCTAGCCGGGTCAGGGACGACGAAGGGACTTGTTCAGTATGTGGGTACTGCGGAGGAGAATCCGTTTGCTCAGCCGTTGCCTAGGTTTCCGGTGGTGAAGGATCGGAGGTTAATTCCGAGTTTTGAGCAGATGGGGGAAGCTCCGCCTGGCAAGCATTTGCCGAATTGGTTGCCGGCTTTCCCTGATCCACACACTTACATTCACTCACCAATGTGGAATGAGAGGAAGACAGATCCTCGCGAAGATAAGATTGAGCAAGCCAGGCAGCGGAGAAAGGCTGAGAGGTCTTTGTTGAGTCTGCAGCAGAGGTTGCTCTGCAATGGTTCATCTCCGGGTTTAGCTTCAACCTCTGTCCCAGTCTCGGTGGTGGCGGTGGATGGTGGTAATGATGGGAAGGGATTGCAATTACAAGGGAGTGAAAGTAATCCCTTCCTTGAACCACCACTCCAGCCGGGCGAGAAAGATGTGTCTCCAGTTGTCTTACCATCAAAGCTTTCAGATGAATCGGCCAAAGGGAACCGTTCTTCTTCAGTTTTAGAGGCATTTGCCCCTGCCATTCAAGCAGTGAAAAATGGGGTATGGATggatggagagggagaggaagagaggaggCTACTTCCGAATTCAAGGCCCCCTGTTCATTTAAATTTCAGACCTGTGAAGAAATTTCTTGGCGAATCATCGGATTTCAGCCTCCTAAAGAAGGGTTCAGGGAGACCAGCAAATTGGGTTTTGCGAGATGAAGAAAGGGATGAAAAGAAGAGGAGAGCTGAGTTTATTCTTAGACAATCCATGGAAAACCCACAGGAACTCAATCAGGCATAG
- the LOC133719750 gene encoding uncharacterized protein LOC133719750, which produces MEKYFGNAYRGDPGVPHADPERFVNIWIGSAAFSVLTLFNPYMWQLSNQFNWHDKAMLFEQHHWKRALKKGKPYQFKWNEYMDKDLRDAYYINWPVYFP; this is translated from the exons ATGGAGAAGTACTTTGGGAACGCTTACAGAGGAGACCCGGGGGTCCCACACGCCGACCCGGAAAGGTTTGTGAACATATGGATCGGATCCGCTGCCTTCTCTGTTCTGACCTTGTTCAATCCCTACATGTGGCAGCTCTCCAATCAGTTCAA TTGGCATGACAAGGCAATGCTGTTTGAGCAGCATCACTGGAAAAGGGCACTGAAGAAAGGGAAGCCCTATCAATTTAAG TGGAATGAGTACATGGACAAGGACCTCAGAGATGCCTACTATATCAACTGGCCGGTTTATTTCCCTTAG